The DNA segment CAAGGAACCGTATGATATACATGCGGATCCAGAGGGAACTCAGGTTGGGATTCTATATATCCCCAGGTACAGAAACTTGATCGGGGATCAATGTCGAGTTTGGGCGTGATAACTATGTTGACTGTGTTGTCACTGTTAACGCTGATAACACTGGCATTGGATTGCATCGTTGTTTTGAAGCCTTCTGTTGCGCGGTGGCATTTAAGTCAGCGCATTCCTGCTGAATCAAATGATATTGCCGTCGACGTATCGCTTCTGCTTTGCTACTAGGCGTGGGTTTTGTGACTTCTCCAAACAGCATGCTCTGCGATAAAGAAGGTGCTTGTTTTACTCTAAATCTTATGTTTCAGTCTCTGAAGGGAGACTTGGCAGAGAAAGAAGACGTATATTGTTCCTAACATCTACATTTTCTTGGTGATCGGAGCGATCCAACTGTACAAAGCGATTCACCACGGTATCCCAGAGGACATCCCTATGGGTCATTTCATCGAGCACCATATCCGCGTCGCCCGACAGCAAGCATGAATCAACAAGAAACATTAGAACGTACAGAAAACTCTTGATGAGAACAACTTTCCGATCTACAACGATATGATTTCTTATATGAAACAGCAGCAAAATCGCCAACTCATGATGCAGTAAAGAATATAGTATTACAAATAACCGGGAATTGATGCATCACATTCTGCTTCAGCATACCATTTGTTTCCTTGAAATCTGATCAAGGTGCATCTGGAGCGTGTACTtctttgaagatctcaactaaaacCTCCATGTGCCAGGATGGTGCTACAGCAGACATTAAACCCTTTCCCAGAATCTTAGGGAGAGAAATCACCACTTGGTGGGAGGATTAGGAAGCAGATCAGATGCGGGTTAGAGTGAGGACGAAGCTTGCAAGTTCTTGAATGCACCAAAATAATTAACATCGGCGTAGAGAACACTCTCTGAGACCATTGACCCTCATCTCGAACTTGGAAGGCATAGAAGCTCATCAACAGAATCTTTCTGGTGGTGGTCTTTCGGGAATCTGAACCcacaaataaaatgaaaaaacaTAATGGTTAGCATATCATATATCATGATCTATTGATTATTATAGCTGCAGAACCAACTTGGACTAAGAAAATCATCTCACCtggcaccaaaaaaaaaaaaaatctatcaactGCCTCGATAAATGATTAATGCATGGATTCAGCTGGAGTTTGTCGAGCTAAGTTATTAGACAAACATCTATCACTACCCACAAGAAATATTAAGACATCTTAGAAGATTAATTTCGATGGTATAATCATACCTCTCCTATCTTCCATTCTTCCTTTAACCAAATACTGTCATCTGGACTACCCTCTTGTTGCCCATCCCTGTGGGAGAAGTTTTGGTTAGACACAGTAAACAAATGACTCCTTAAAGATTGGTACATCATAACAACTAAACCTTGTATGAGGCATGAACTTCATTCTTAAGCATAATAACAAACAAAACTCCCTACAagactgttcaaaaaaaaaaatgcatccatCAACTTAGTCACCCATTTGCCAGTGTATATAATGTCATCGTTTCCCTTAAAAAAAAGATCGACTTGTCCTCATCTCAATAATATAGTAGGAAAAAGGGTATCAGAGGTGACAAGTATATATTTACATGGAAACAAGAATGATATTAAATATCTTAGTAAAAACCAATGGTATGCATGGACATCATATGCAATTTTTGTAGCAGAAACAAAACGGCCAAACTTACGTGATTGATGCTTGTTCAACAGTAACTGAAGAAACATTAAACCCAGTAAGAAGGTTTGGCTGTTGATTGTTCATGCCACCAAATTGCTGGGAGGCCAGTGGAAATGGTGACCCAGGAGACTTTACACCAATGTTAAATGTGGAGAGGCTTGGACTTGGAGTGTTTCCAGATGGTTGGGTTGGTTGCTGGCCAAATCCTCCTGCAAAGCTACAGCctcaataataaaaaagatttcaCACTAATTCTTTAGCCATAGTACTAAGTGAAAATAGAAAGGAAAGAAAGTTCAAATGTAGTTTAGCAGTAATTGTGCTAGGATGAAAATATGTGCAACATATATCCATAAAGGAACCCTAAAAAGACTCCCTCACAAGCCAAGGTCATCAAAATCATCCCCGGTATCAAAGCCACAATACTCGGTTATTATGCTTTGGCTGATTAGTGGGACAAATGCATTACTTTCTATATAATAGATAGTTTTTTGTAGCAACCTTTTTCCTGAGTTCTTAAAAACACAATTACACTTTATGAAGAAAGACGCTGGCAAAAAGAGGAAGACGAGAGAAGATGCTATCGCAATGACATAGCCCTTAGCTTAACTATCATCCGTGAGTTGCTAAATTAACTTTTGACACAgagcaatatattgtgacaagacTCTGTACTTTCGGTTCTGTTATATGCACAAGATAATGAGACAGCAATAATGTTAATCTATAATAAACAATTCTGATTAATACCCAAGCTATTCTTAAGTTCACAAAATTACCCAATCAATATGTAACAGCAGCAACAGTAACAAAAAAGATGTACCTTTAATGAATGAGTCGTTAGGCACTAATGTATTTATATATAGTAATTAATACTAAGTAATGAAGGTGAGCTTCAAAATAAAGCAACTTCAGATCATATAATGTGCTATTAAATTCAAGAAAAAGTATGCCATTGCTACCCCACCTGGAGCCCCAAACTTCACACCAAAACTGACAGAATTTTGGCTGGCGTTCTGAAACAGGCTAGGTTGTACAAAACCAGTACCATTCAGAGTTCCTGGAGGATTGGTCCTGATAAGGAACACCAAAAGATTAGGAGAAAAGTAAAGGTATTTAACAGAGAAATTTGATATAGCCACAAACAGTGGAAAGAATTGTCCATATACTGTAACTACAGCAGAAGATATTGTTCAGAACAGAATGTACCTGCTGTTGAGCCCAAGATTAGTTGTAAGTTGACTAAAACTTGAAAACGAGGGTGCAGCATTACTttgaacatttgcagatgatgtaTTGTTCATGGACATAGGAGACTGACTCATCTGAGGAAAACTTGGATTTTGTGATCCATATGAATTTTTGAGTAAATTATCAAATTCATTCAACTTTGAAAGGTATaagttcctctctctctcaaccTGCACAACAGCAGCAGGTTTTCTTAAGCATATAATGTACGATTGTTATAGGCAGGAAAAGAGAAGATATAGCATGGTCTAGATAGTGCAGCTATTCAAAGAAATATATTCTATTTAACCAAAACATCTTTCAGAAGTTTATgcaacatctaaacctataatccTTGGCTATTGTTAACTTGAACTTATCTACAACAGACCGAACTAAATTTCGACAACAGTATGTTCATAGCAAAGATCATTTAAAACATAAAACAAATATAATTAAAGCTTCTTTGTCTCAAAAACTGTAATCTGAGAAAGTGATACTAGTCAAGGGTGCCACATAGAGTTCGATTCTCAACATGTAAGAAAGATTGTGACCTCTCATTTGTCTTTTCATGTATGTAAATAACAAATTCACGACCCATCTtttacatgcatatatatgtttataacttttatgaGTTAAATTTTGGCCAAAAAAGATGTATATTGACATACACACATGCAAAAAGCTAGTGCATGAATTTAATGAGCTCTCTTCCTATATGACTCATTTAGGGGGCCTAGTGTTCCAATTTAAATTTAATGTTACATGATCACATCCAAAAAAAAGGTTTTACCAGAGCACTTACACTATAATGAATAAATTGTGCCCTCTTAAACAGAACTCCAGCCCCTGAAAGTGGTCATACAAGTTTGACTAATTCCAGAAAACTCAAACTATGTGATCCATATAGCTTGTCTGATAAATtatcaaatctctctctctcaactcatATAACAACAGTAGATTCTTCAAGCATATATGTATAGTTTAAGAAGCATTTAGTAGTGTTGTATAGACAATCAGAAAGGCACTTGAGAATGGTGCAGCACAAATACATATCCAGTGTCAAAAAAACAATATTCTTTGTTAGCATATAAATTGATGTAGAGAGAGAGACTAGGCTTTTAAACTTACAATTGACTGAAGGCTTAATCCTTGTCTTGCATCTTCATAGGCTGCTGCTCTGAGTTCCTCAAAACTGATATCACCAACAATGTCACAAGGACCACTGGGGAAGCAAGGGCAAATGGGTCAAGCAGAGAATGCTACTCAAATGAGAAACAATTCATAAAATGAACGGTGACAATGGAATTATTATGTTTTGCTGTCAAGAATGTACTACAGGTAGAAGAAAATTTACTGTATCATTTTTATGCACATAGCAGCACATTCGATCGGCATATCAAATGGAAATTATttggatttatttcatttataataTTGTCAAGAACAAGATGCTTTCCATTACTGGAATGAAGTGTAACATACAATTTCATGTTAGAAAGCTATCAGTTATATTAATATATCCATACAGTAAGTTGTTGTTCGGACATTGCATCCAGATAGTAAGCTCGAAAACAGATGGCACTAATTGTAAATGTATGTTATCAAGAATATGATGCTTCATTACCAGAATGAAGAAAATGTAATGTACTGTTTCAGGTTTTTAGGATACATTATCTGTCTATATATTCAATTTACAAGCACAAGTGCACAGAGAGTCACGAATATTGGAGTACACTCACCAATGCAAGAATATAATTAAACAAACAGTACAATATACAAGCATAATTACATTATGTTTATGTATTACTGAAACATAACGTAGCTGTTTAGAAGTTTAAGAGCACATAAAATAAGGCAATTAGGTATTAACTGCATGCTTTCTAAGTTTTTAGCTTACTTCTTGCGGTGTCCATAGCAAGTAAGCTTCCAAAGAGGTGCTTCATTTTTATAATCTTCAACAATTTGCCTTTTGCATGACTCAGGATCTGTGCACCTATGTTTCAAATAATAAAACCAGTGAATACAACACATCCTACATTAGAGAaagtaaagaacaaaaaaaagttaAGCCGGCATAGAGGTAATGGAGCAACCAGAGTGGAAGGACAAGATTTACGCGCATTAGCTGGAGTGGAAACTCACTTGTGAGCAGGTGCTTGGGGTTGAGCCTCAGTATGTTGCAAGGAATTTGTATTTGTTGGTGTCAAAGAAGATGATCTTGTCCACTTGTTTTCAAATGGCTAGAAACAGATTGAAAATGCACAATAGTTGGTAATGACAAGATAAAGATCACTCAAGAGAATACATCTCAGTAAGTAATACTAAAAATTGTGCATGCTGAATATGGAGGTACACAATTTAATACCATGCTTGAGAAGTTTGGTCTGATACAAGCAGGATGAAAAAAACATAATCCATGTAAAGAATAACTAACCTTGGCTGGATTCTGGTGTTGAGCACCAAAATTTGATGAAGCTTTCAAATGTGTATTGTTTTGTGATTGTGTATTGTTTTGTACCCCAAATCCGAAAGGATTAGGCTTTTGTTGCTGAGTTGCATTCGGAAAATGTAGGGTACCAGTGCCAAATCCAAAAGGATTGGGCTTTGACTGTTGCTGAGTAACATGGAGAAATTTGCAGCGATCACCATATTGGCAGctgaaaagaaaaacataataaaagAAACATGTCAAAAACTTATTGGTCTAAAATGGATATTCACCAAATAGTAAATCAAGAATTGCTTAGACATTAACTGAACAAGGGATCAAAAAGTCCAATATAATTTCAAAACAATGTTGAGTATGGGAATTAATTTATGCAGACCTCACTTAACAACTTTTTAAACAATATACAATAAACAGAAACCACGAAGATAGTAAAAACAGTATGCATAAACCCTGCTAGGTTGGATCATGTTTGTAAAGTCATCCTTCGTGCTCATCAGCTTTTAACAGACATTCTCAGACAACAAGGACACTTGACCCAACAAACGCTTCATGATATATATTTACTCCCCACCCTCAAATACAAATATCAGCCCCCTGAAGTCACCTATTTATATTCCATTATGCATGCCTGACCATTGAATCACATTTGGTAGTTCCGTCCACATTACAGCTCTCCGTAATTCCCATGCCTTCACTATTTAAGAATTTcagatcttaagaaataaaataaaatcttgaaACATTGTGAAAATATACATTTTGTTGTCAAACTTTCTACTCTAGTTTTTTGCTTTGTTAGTGTTGTAGACTTGCCTGAACTTCTTGAAATCCCTAGTTCATCTTCTAATGAAATAAGCCTTATAGATCTGCCTTATGATTGCTTCAGTAAATGAATATAGGGTTTTCTATTTCTATTGTGCTATCCAACACTGAGGACTGACGAGGCTATCTGAGAAAATTAGAACATCACAGTACGAGAATTACAGTGGATGCTATGTTCTCCGTTCTATAAGTAAAGAGATATCTTGTTTTAGATAATCTATGATGTTCACTTAtgtaacttgtaagaaacatcacAATCATTCACAAAAAAGGACCCTTTTTTTACCAACAAAAAGGACTTCAAATGCATATACAAAATGGTAAGTGGATATTCACAGTCaaagctaaaaaataaaaattcatagaTATTATCACCACTAAACACACCACTTTTTATTTTACATTTGGCCAGATTATGAGATGATAGCCAATGACTTGTACCATTATTAAGAAATTTCAAGATGTCAAATTAACTACAATACCCATCTGAAGTTGAACCAAAACTTCATTTTGACCTTCTCCTAAAAAATACACAGTATTTCCTAAAAGGAACATTTTGCACCGACAAGAGCAAGCAAAACCTTCGGCAAGAACGCGAGAGAACAAGCACACAGAGGCAACAAAACTTCAAACGACGAAAAAAGGCCGCGTGGAACGAATTAGGGTTTCGCGACAGCTACTTAGGTATCATATTGCCTCTCCGGGGTTTTTGCTTCTTACTACGGCGAGAACAACTAACCCTAGTTAGAACACGGTGATCAGGTAACAAATTTGAGCAGGGAGGGATCGGATGTACCTGCCGCGCTGGAAATTCCTACAGAGTTCCTTCCTTCGATTCATCCCGCCGCCTCACCTCGCGCATCAGTCTGCGGCTCGAATCAGGGCCCGCCGATCGATGAAAAGAGTTCGGCCGTCGAATTGGATGTAGCGAAGAACAAAAAGATTCTCTTCCTCCCCTGAGTCTCTTCTCCCTTATACGAACGAGTCGAGCGCGGGGATCCGCCGCGACTTCTCTTCCGGGTCGGGAAAAGGGAAAAGGCAAGAACATGGAACAGAGCGTCGACTAGTTTGGGTTTTGAGGCGCGAGGGTTCGGACATCGAACGGTTGAGGACTCGTGTCGTATTGTGGCAAGAGTGTTACACCGTCGGATTTAACCGGTGAAACACCAGAATATTTTGCATATAAATCCTTTCCAAGCTTGAAATAGCACAGAAACCCCTACAGagtttaaaaaaatagaaaataattatttttgtaatagttataaaaataaaaaattatattattttagtaTGAGTAGAATCACTTAGCCATGCTTCATAATTATAGAAACTTCAAGATACTACCCTCACTTGTTGGACTCTAAATTTGACATAACATATAGATTGGATTACATGATGGAAGTGGAACTTAACACTCGGGGCACAATGGAGGATGATTTTATCTAATTTTCCTGACCTTTGCCAAGAACAAGGTGGAGCAAAATGatgcattcatcatttatttgagAATGCAAGGACACTCATAAAGGTTTAGCAAATCCAGGTCCATCAGTTTAATTTCATTTTTCACAATACTGTACATCAACTCGAAATCTGATCCACTCCAACCCCCTGCAATAACTGGGAAATTAATAGAAAGAAAATGACATGAAGATTCTTATAGACAACAGAAGCTATCTGAAGATGGTACCCTCGGCTAGACTCTCATTAGGAAGGTCTTACATGCTCAACATCCAGCCTCATCCTTTTACTATCTTCAACAGATTCAGAATCACTCTCCCGGTCATTTGACTCATTCCCTCTTTGCTTCACAGAGTTAAGTGGAGAGGAGTCCACTCTTGCATCAGCTTTCTCTGTGAAGGGACTACGCAATTCCAGTGGGGGCTCTGAGCTAAACCTTTGCGTGGAGGAAGAAGAATTGTTTGCCTTTTGCTGCTCTTCAAGAATCTTCTGCAAGTACCTTGCATTTTCCTCTATGCGCAATTGCAGTGCTCTTTGGACCTAGAGAAGAAGAACATTGGGTTCAGAAACAGAGAAGCACGGTGCTGCTTAAATAGCCTATTACCTCTTTTCGTTTGAGGATATTCTGATTTCCAAAGCTTTATTAATAAACCAAAAAGTAAAATATGCTTCTCCAGTCAGAGCTACAAGCACCCAATGCTTACCTCAAGTTGTTCATGCAGCTGTTTCTGAACCTCTATTTGCATGCGTAGAGCCTCAGTGACTTGAATGCTCCTATCATTGAGACAAAAAGATAGACAAAATTAAAGCACTTGAAGAAAAGATTACAAGGGCATATTCGAAAGTGGAGTAATAACAAGAAAAAATAGGGGTACCTCTTCTTGGCCAAATCACCGTCATTACTAACCAATGATGATGATTTCTTATCTTCACGACTCGAAGCCTTTTTGTCTTCATaagcatgttaagatatcaagcattAAATATCATAACAAGTTTACTGCAATGGTACTAAAAATCAAACCTCTGCAATTAGATAGTGATGTATATCCAGATAATATAGTTCATAACTAGTTTCTTCATGCCTTACTTTCCTATTCCGTTTGTCCTGGTTGTTGGAGAAATAAAGTTGGACTCTGAATTATATAAAGACCAACAAACTACTGTACTCACTTCTTCCAACATGCTTCCTCTAAAAGAAACATATAGTttgaagcaaggttcgcaataccgtaccgtaccggagtttcgacctgggctcggtaccggtatggtacggtataccgttcggtacacccaggtgtaccgaactgacacggacttagctggttttgcctaagtcgtgcggcacccttgcgcgtccgtccgcaaaggtcagcctccccgaagcctcccattgtcccttaggaccaacaaaagagagaacgggttaaagagaacgcctcaaacgggatccacaagcaaacatgtccgaaaaacacttcatagacaaagcaaattacaaacagactttacaagctctgaacagtggcacaacaaagggtaaaatggtccattacagaccgaaaagctctcgcacgtgtctacatgacacaacctttatttacaagcctaaagaggccaccaacccaactaaaatgggactattaagccttcggccgcccctttacattctgtacaaggcatgaacatgccaaacgacacggacatacataagcattacatcaaacaccttgtttagaagtttgtccgtgacattctcccccacttatcccttcgacgtcctcgtcgaagcctttgtgaacactgcaactcttcgcctttgctgagtcttcaatcttctgctccagctgcaatgcgcctcctggctcccagctgctctccgctgctgtttttgagtagtcgaacctttgatccgccatgctgcttcaactcgccaatgactctgactctggtgtggggttggctgagttgtgttgatcctcgttgattcctgcggatccaccaaatgaaggaaaagaccattcttactgcgccagtttctcaaaatttccacatgctgcttgaactgggtggatgcttgttggagctttaacaagcatcgcctcgcaaacttctgaagttttgggtccttcctccacaaaatctgctcattgactcttctttcagttagttgtcacatccaagtaggttcgcatcacttccgctttcgattggcatttcgttgggaaatgaagcggacaatctactctcagtagcactgatcaccgttggtgaggatttgacaactattgtcttccattatcttcgaagggtctttgaacttgtgcagagctcctctgctggatagataagagaactggggtactcggtttcgcccattctcttaagagttgagaaggcaaaggttacttgacttcgcccgcctcctcgaggttgtacttcatgcatcgagctggttactggccttcgcctgctctttgctcacacttctgaagcacttgaagtgtttgcactccttgcgttgagttagctactgtgattcaccttctcaatgccattgaacttctggaatgcaggaagttttcaccccaacttggagtaattctctgatagatgaggtcgcctctgggattgtaccatcttctccataaaccctgccgcctactccactgagtagcaaaggtacagcaccacgtactgcctgcttcgttccttggtcgtgcactcttgcatgacccgaagtccttcacttacggctatcttgatgagaaacttgttgacaccgatcttacgaagtttcttggcctctgcccttcagccttgtctcggtacttggagattgcatctgcatgctccacctcctcggcccctttcacgaccaagcgctctccctccgtgagagcaagggatcaatgactttgacggaagtcccgcctctgcggtaccatggcgctgccatgcccatggccctactatccgtcgcctcgcatctacatcccttttcttcacaatcagtagatatgccttcgtgacactcctctgagtccacctccattctcactgattgcttgattttgggtagctaagtccctctggacttgtcgtcgcttcctcgcccctttcgacctcctgcttcaacacctctgtgttctccaagcagtctgtttggtcgatggaaagatagactgcaactcccatgcatggcctctgccatcacattgtagggtttgcaccgattctgttctccttagcttccttggtagcaacgttcgcttactcgaccttgtcctctgacttgtcgggctcccttaagcgaatatgagctctggagcagtccaactctccagctgcttcgatcatacctctgcatgatcaagtccctctcatgggactcactggtacttgcattcgaacttttcccttggtggaacccagcccccatatgttgatgaccaaggttttcatccgatgcaaaattcggtgcacgcccggaagacccgcctctgcggtaccatggccttcactccttgaatccatagcccttcttgccgtcgtgttgttcaccaaagcggagctcccagtagctcccgatcatacctccatatgatctagtccctcccgggactcactggtacttgcattcgaacttttcccttagtggaacacagcccccatatgctgatgaccaaggttttcgtccgatgcaaaattcgatgcacgcacggaagacccgcctctgcggtaccatggccttcactccttgaatccatagcccttcttgccgtcgtgttgttcaccgaagtggagctcccagtagctcccgatcatacctccatatgatctagtccctcccgggactctgtcgtatgtatcgcattgccacgaactgtcccaccacgatccgctgcaccatgtcgcctcctggtgacatctccattgcattctgatccttgtggaataaactcgaattgtgaaccctccatgtgtggcctctgccaatacatcgcagggtctcctccaccttcgattttgttcgctcctttggcaatcgaccttcatccacccactcttgggtcacacctagatgaagcaccgctctaggacagtccgtcgcctagtagctcccgaagtccaccgacttcactgtaatttgtgcaccattgtctggatcctgggcctctgcccctaccagcacaatctccgctgcgcaccgcttccttcatggcaactttgaatggcaacattgtggcatattcttcaagagtacccgcctctgcgtcctcttgccccgtgctaaggccttctgaacccaacttcgcctccgcaaattgagtcgccttagttcctccatcaaatgctcctccgagataaggtgcatgtgcctagaagctcccttcgtctttggcaccatgcaagatgagtccgctccgtcagaatgaaggacccatggaacaacatgatcctactcttgcctctgcaagagttcatgtctttgacctctgtctaaggaaagcactgtgcttctgccccatgttccaacttctctgctagctcccttcatgcggcttgggtacttcaccaagttacgcccaagttgctccgctcctcgttttcgcattgagtcgatggtggccctcgtgcccaccattccacaggtcagccctcccttgagtccgatctccacatcgactccaagtgtgccttcatttaagttgcttcaggtcgctcccccacttaatctcgcaatgcatccaccaatgcattctctcgagcgagatcatgcgacaactcctcgccgcttgctcagtccatcgagcttcgtggagttgttgtttgtgaggtactcctcctcaacatgtgaggtccgtctcacatg comes from the Musa acuminata AAA Group cultivar baxijiao chromosome BXJ1-10, Cavendish_Baxijiao_AAA, whole genome shotgun sequence genome and includes:
- the LOC135585755 gene encoding zinc finger CCCH domain-containing protein 46-like, producing MNRRKELCRNFQRGSCQYGDRCKFLHVTQQQSKPNPFGFGTGTLHFPNATQQQKPNPFGFGVQNNTQSQNNTHLKASSNFGAQHQNPAKPFENKWTRSSSLTPTNTNSLQHTEAQPQAPAHKCTDPESCKRQIVEDYKNEAPLWKLTCYGHRKNGPCDIVGDISFEELRAAAYEDARQGLSLQSIVERERNLYLSKLNEFDNLLKNSYGSQNPSFPQMSQSPMSMNNTSSANVQSNAAPSFSSFSQLTTNLGLNSRTNPPGTLNGTGFVQPSLFQNASQNSVSFGVKFGAPGGFGQQPTQPSGNTPSPSLSTFNIGVKSPGSPFPLASQQFGGMNNQQPNLLTGFNVSSVTVEQASITDGQQEGSPDDSIWLKEEWKIGEIPERPPPERFC